A region from the bacterium genome encodes:
- the radC gene encoding DNA repair protein RadC, whose translation MNKKKIYPKAILNWPEDERPRERLLKYGEHTLSNSELLAILLRTGVQGQSAIDLAREILQKFKTFRNLSHTDLSHWKEFKGLGQAKIAQIKAAIEIGRRFREEIVKEKKIKISSSKTVADILMPRMRDLKKEIFKILLLNSQNTVIDIVEITEGTVNKADPIIREIFQKALQSFAVSIVCVHNHPSGDVSPSKEDRDFTSELCNAGNIIQVKVLDHIIIGDNEYYSFADKGELYKRSFQ comes from the coding sequence GAATAAGAAAAAGATATATCCAAAAGCAATACTTAATTGGCCGGAAGATGAGAGACCCAGGGAAAGGCTGCTTAAATATGGCGAGCATACCCTTAGCAACTCCGAACTATTGGCAATACTTTTGCGAACAGGCGTCCAGGGCCAGAGCGCTATAGACCTGGCAAGGGAAATACTGCAAAAATTCAAGACTTTTCGTAATTTATCGCATACCGATTTGTCCCATTGGAAAGAATTCAAAGGCCTTGGCCAGGCCAAGATTGCCCAGATAAAAGCAGCCATTGAAATAGGAAGAAGATTTAGAGAAGAAATAGTAAAAGAAAAAAAGATTAAGATAAGCTCTTCAAAAACCGTGGCAGATATTTTAATGCCGAGAATGAGGGATTTAAAGAAAGAAATCTTTAAAATCTTACTCCTGAATTCACAAAATACAGTTATTGATATTGTAGAAATTACCGAAGGGACGGTTAATAAGGCAGACCCTATCATTCGAGAAATTTTCCAAAAGGCATTACAGTCTTTTGCTGTCTCTATAGTTTGTGTTCATAATCATCCCTCTGGTGATGTTTCTCCAAGCAAAGAAGACAGAGACTTTACAAGTGAGTTATGCAACGCAGGCAACATAATACAGGTAAAGGTATTAGACCACATTATTATCGGTGATAATGAGTATTATAGTTTTGCAGATAAAGGTGAGCTTTATAAAAGGAGTTTTCAATGA
- a CDS encoding PDDEXK nuclease domain-containing protein produces the protein MPDRKSDSNIQKARAPESSAIVGDIRRMIEETRSSVALTVNVNLTMLYWRIGKRINEEILKGDRAEYGKKIVLLLSQRLAEEYGNNFSEKNLRRMMQFAEVFSNEGIVVSLIRQLSWTHFLALIPLKKPLQREFYAEMCRVERWSVRTLRKNIDSMLYERTAISRKPEELVSKELAKLRNEGHLSPNMILKDPYVLDFLGVKDRYYEKDLEDAILREMEAFILELGAGFTFLARQKRIQVDNDDFYIDLLFYNRKLCRLVAVELKLDDFKPADKDQMELYLRWLEKYESEPNENPPLGIILCAGKKQEQIELLELGKSDIHVAEYWTALPPKELMQKKLHAAIQHARMRLDNRITEDIPGDGGAE, from the coding sequence ATGCCGGATAGAAAATCTGATTCAAATATTCAAAAAGCTCGAGCACCTGAATCGTCGGCTATTGTTGGCGATATTCGCCGAATGATCGAAGAAACCCGTTCATCAGTTGCCTTGACTGTTAATGTCAATCTCACTATGCTCTATTGGCGGATTGGAAAACGAATTAATGAAGAGATTCTTAAGGGGGACCGTGCAGAATACGGAAAGAAAATTGTTCTATTACTATCGCAGCGGTTGGCTGAAGAATATGGCAACAATTTTTCTGAAAAGAACTTGCGCAGAATGATGCAGTTTGCCGAAGTTTTCTCGAATGAAGGAATTGTCGTATCACTGATACGACAATTGAGTTGGACCCATTTTCTTGCCCTAATTCCTCTGAAAAAGCCGTTGCAGCGTGAATTTTATGCGGAAATGTGCCGAGTCGAACGGTGGAGCGTCCGTACCCTTCGTAAAAATATCGATTCTATGCTTTATGAGCGCACCGCGATATCCCGCAAGCCAGAAGAATTGGTCAGTAAAGAATTGGCAAAATTACGTAATGAGGGCCACCTGTCACCTAATATGATTCTCAAGGATCCCTATGTTCTTGATTTTCTCGGTGTCAAGGACCGTTATTACGAGAAAGACCTGGAGGACGCCATCCTGCGCGAGATGGAAGCATTCATTTTGGAACTCGGAGCAGGATTCACCTTTCTCGCCCGGCAAAAGCGAATTCAGGTCGACAATGACGATTTCTATATCGACCTACTCTTTTATAACCGCAAGCTTTGCCGACTGGTGGCCGTTGAATTGAAGCTTGACGACTTTAAACCCGCGGACAAGGATCAGATGGAACTCTATCTTCGCTGGCTGGAAAAATACGAAAGTGAACCTAACGAAAATCCGCCACTCGGTATCATTCTGTGTGCCGGAAAAAAGCAGGAACAGATTGAACTGTTAGAACTGGGTAAGTCCGATATCCATGTGGCTGAGTATTGGACCGCACTGCCACCTAAAGAATTGATGCAGAAGAAACTCCACGCCGCGATCCAACACGCCAGGATGCGACTGGATAATCGTATTACCGAAGATATTCCGGGAGATGGGGGTGCTGAATGA
- a CDS encoding restriction endonuclease subunit S codes for MMLKGYPEYKDSGLAWLGNIPKHWKVGRLKQICHLAYGDSLPDDVRLAGEVPVYGSNGQVGFHLSANTLSPCIVIGRKGSFGKVNYSFCPVFAIDTTFFVDSRFTKADIRWLFYILIWAHLDAVSKDAAVPGLNRGEAYAQLIPYCPQAEQQHIANYLDAKTRQINRFIRSKQQLINLLTEQKQAVINQAVTRGIDPNVRLKPSGIDWLGDIPEHWIMKPLKHWVKINTRVLPESTDPNYEFLYLDISAVSTGFLVKEPEKMLFGSSPSRARRILSKGDIIISTVRTYLKAIYFVKEDLPNYIASTGFAVLTPNKEIYPKFLSYVIQSRSFIDSVTANSVGVAYPAIAETKLAMLHLAIPRDFIEQQAIVKKIENEISPLEKAINRALREIDLIREYRTRLISDVVTGKIDVRDISVEPTEGLEGYEELDMLEEADKQEEEIKEIEEDL; via the coding sequence ATGATGTTGAAAGGCTATCCTGAATATAAGGATTCCGGCCTTGCATGGCTGGGGAATATCCCTAAGCATTGGAAAGTGGGAAGACTCAAGCAAATCTGCCATTTGGCATATGGAGATTCTCTCCCTGATGATGTCCGATTGGCAGGTGAAGTACCTGTCTACGGTTCAAATGGGCAGGTTGGTTTCCATTTATCTGCTAACACACTGTCGCCTTGCATCGTCATCGGTCGGAAAGGTTCGTTTGGAAAGGTAAATTACTCCTTCTGCCCAGTTTTCGCTATCGACACAACTTTCTTTGTGGATAGCCGCTTTACTAAAGCTGATATCCGGTGGCTCTTTTACATCCTGATATGGGCACATCTCGATGCTGTCTCCAAAGATGCAGCAGTCCCAGGGCTCAATCGCGGTGAAGCGTATGCACAACTCATACCCTACTGTCCACAGGCAGAACAGCAACACATTGCTAATTACCTCGATGCGAAGACTCGCCAGATTAATCGCTTCATCCGTAGCAAGCAGCAGTTGATTAATCTCCTCACCGAACAAAAACAGGCAGTTATTAACCAGGCTGTAACTCGAGGTATTGACCCTAATGTCCGGCTTAAACCTTCAGGAATAGATTGGCTTGGGGATATTCCAGAACATTGGATAATGAAACCACTTAAACATTGGGTTAAAATTAATACACGGGTTTTACCAGAATCAACGGATCCAAACTACGAATTTTTATATTTGGATATTAGTGCAGTATCAACTGGATTTTTGGTAAAAGAACCGGAAAAAATGTTATTTGGTAGTTCTCCTTCAAGAGCTAGAAGAATTCTTAGCAAGGGTGATATTATCATCTCAACTGTAAGGACTTATCTAAAAGCGATCTATTTCGTTAAGGAAGATTTGCCAAATTATATCGCATCGACTGGATTTGCTGTTTTGACTCCCAATAAAGAGATATATCCAAAGTTTCTGAGCTATGTTATTCAAAGTAGATCTTTTATTGATAGTGTGACAGCTAATTCTGTTGGTGTCGCATATCCAGCTATTGCAGAAACTAAACTAGCCATGCTTCATCTTGCAATACCTCGAGATTTCATTGAACAACAAGCAATTGTAAAAAAAATAGAAAACGAGATATCGCCACTTGAGAAAGCCATAAATAGAGCATTAAGAGAAATAGACCTCATCCGTGAATACCGCACCCGGCTTATTTCTGATGTAGTAACTGGTAAGATTGATGTGCGAGATATTTCGGTAGAACCAACAGAAGGGCTGGAAGGGTATGAGGAGTTAGATATGCTTGAAGAGGCTGATAAACAGGAAGAAGAAATAAAAGAAATTGAGGAGGATTTGTGA
- a CDS encoding Shedu anti-phage system protein SduA domain-containing protein: protein MQQQIDRKNKKNSSKSLKQKSKQSTEITKAITQATRYIYEVEREANSVKFLERMDNVKTIKPRCILIFGRSNNWNDEQKEAYRILNSSYHNLMIMTYDHVLLRAKRILNIDTPEDLERNTEGMDDVPF, encoded by the coding sequence ATGCAACAGCAAATAGATAGGAAGAACAAAAAAAACTCATCGAAATCTTTGAAGCAAAAATCAAAGCAGTCAACTGAGATAACAAAAGCCATCACGCAGGCGACAAGATATATTTACGAAGTGGAGCGTGAGGCAAACAGCGTTAAATTCTTGGAGAGAATGGACAATGTCAAAACTATAAAGCCTCGCTGTATTTTGATATTTGGTAGATCAAATAACTGGAATGATGAGCAAAAAGAGGCATATCGCATTTTAAATTCAAGTTATCACAATTTAATGATAATGACTTATGACCATGTATTATTGAGAGCAAAGAGGATTTTAAATATTGACACACCGGAAGATTTGGAACGAAATACAGAGGGAATGGATGATGTGCCGTTTTGA
- a CDS encoding DUF3800 domain-containing protein encodes MLYLYLDESGDLGFDFVNKKPSKYFTIAILVVKGYEENRLLLKAVKKTLSRR; translated from the coding sequence ATGCTATACTTATATCTTGATGAAAGTGGAGATTTAGGGTTTGATTTCGTGAATAAGAAACCATCAAAGTATTTCACGATAGCCATTCTTGTGGTAAAAGGATATGAAGAAAACCGATTACTGTTAAAGGCAGTAAAGAAAACTTTAAGTCGAAGATAA